Proteins encoded together in one Pseudomonas sp. Seg1 window:
- a CDS encoding TetR/AcrR family transcriptional regulator, with amino-acid sequence MGNHKIEIRRSNVEKILLAAEKVFAEKGFGSTAMADIAAEVQLPRSNLHYYFSTKSELYSAVLFDLLEVWKQDALCFEMFDDPRVVLSSYIRAKMNHSRSRPYGSKVWANEIIHGAPTLGEALDVSLYDWAKMKEAKIRQWVEDKRILPVEPSSLLYMIWASTQHYADFDHQVNILNDHQPLSDMQFERAVQTVTSVILRGIGLEP; translated from the coding sequence ATGGGCAATCACAAGATCGAGATCCGCCGCAGTAACGTCGAAAAAATCCTCCTGGCGGCGGAAAAAGTCTTCGCCGAAAAAGGCTTCGGCAGCACCGCCATGGCCGACATCGCTGCTGAGGTGCAGCTGCCGCGTTCCAACCTGCATTACTACTTTTCAACCAAAAGCGAACTGTACAGCGCCGTGCTGTTCGACCTGCTGGAAGTGTGGAAACAGGATGCGTTGTGCTTCGAGATGTTCGACGACCCGCGTGTGGTGCTCAGCAGCTACATCCGCGCCAAGATGAACCACTCACGCAGTCGGCCATACGGTTCGAAAGTCTGGGCCAACGAAATCATCCACGGTGCGCCGACGTTGGGCGAGGCGCTGGATGTCAGCCTATATGACTGGGCGAAAATGAAGGAAGCGAAGATCCGCCAGTGGGTAGAAGACAAGCGGATTCTGCCGGTGGAACCGTCGAGCCTGCTGTACATGATCTGGGCTTCGACCCAGCATTACGCCGACTTCGATCATCAGGTGAACATACTCAATGATCACCAGCCGCTATCGGACATGCAGTTCGAGCGGGCGGTGCAGACGGTGACCAGCGTGATCCTGCGCGGGATCGGGCTGGAGCCCTGA
- the copC gene encoding copper homeostasis periplasmic binding protein CopC produces the protein MLFKNILTTTALLASLFAASSVFAHAHLKSQTPAADSTVAAPADLRLTFSEGVEASFTKVTVTKDGAPVAVKALTTEGDKKTLIVTPAAPLTAGEYKVEWHAVSVDTHKSEGAYQFKVGQ, from the coding sequence ATGCTGTTCAAGAACATCCTGACCACCACTGCCCTGCTCGCCTCGCTGTTCGCCGCCTCGTCGGTATTCGCCCACGCCCACCTGAAAAGCCAGACCCCGGCCGCCGACAGCACCGTCGCCGCCCCGGCTGATCTGCGCCTGACTTTTTCCGAAGGCGTTGAGGCCAGCTTCACCAAAGTCACGGTGACCAAGGACGGTGCCCCCGTCGCGGTCAAAGCACTGACCACCGAAGGCGACAAGAAAACCCTGATCGTCACCCCGGCCGCACCGCTGACGGCGGGTGAGTACAAAGTCGAATGGCACGCCGTGTCGGTCGACACACACAAAAGCGAAGGCGCCTATCAGTTCAAGGTTGGCCAGTAA
- the preA gene encoding NAD-dependent dihydropyrimidine dehydrogenase subunit PreA, giving the protein MADLSIVFAGIKAPNPFWLASAPPTDKAYNVVRAFEAGWGGVVWKTLGEDPAAVNVSSRYSAHYGNNREVLGINNIELITDRSLEINLREITQVKKDWPDRALIVSLMVPCVEESWKHILPLVEATGADGIELNFGCPHGMPERGMGAAVGQVPEYVEQVTRWCKTYCSLPVIVKLTPNITDIRVAARAAHRGGADAVSLINTINSITSVDLEHMVALPTVGSKSTHGGYCGSAVKPIALNMVAEIARDPQTQGLPICGIGGIGSWRDAAEFMALGSGAVQVCTAAMLHGFRIVEEMKDGLSRWMDSQGYANIVEFSGRAVGNTTDWKYLDINYQVIAKIDQEACIGCGRCHIACEDTSHQAIGSLRQADGTHKYEVIDEECVGCNLCQITCPVQDCIEMVPMETGKPFLDWNHDPRNPYHVAV; this is encoded by the coding sequence ATGGCCGATCTCTCGATAGTCTTCGCCGGCATCAAAGCCCCTAATCCGTTCTGGCTGGCGTCCGCTCCGCCGACCGACAAGGCCTACAACGTGGTCCGCGCCTTCGAGGCTGGCTGGGGTGGTGTGGTCTGGAAAACCCTCGGTGAGGACCCGGCAGCGGTCAACGTCTCGTCGCGTTACTCGGCGCATTACGGCAACAACCGCGAAGTGCTGGGCATCAACAACATCGAGCTGATCACCGACCGCTCGCTGGAGATCAACCTGCGCGAGATCACCCAGGTCAAGAAAGACTGGCCGGACCGCGCGCTGATCGTCTCGCTGATGGTGCCGTGCGTCGAGGAGTCGTGGAAACACATCCTGCCACTGGTGGAAGCCACAGGTGCCGACGGCATCGAACTGAATTTCGGCTGCCCCCACGGCATGCCCGAGCGTGGCATGGGCGCGGCGGTCGGCCAGGTGCCGGAGTACGTCGAGCAGGTCACGCGTTGGTGCAAGACTTACTGCTCGCTGCCGGTGATTGTCAAACTGACGCCGAACATCACCGACATCCGCGTCGCCGCCCGTGCTGCGCATCGTGGTGGCGCCGATGCGGTGTCGCTGATCAATACGATCAACTCGATCACCAGCGTCGACCTCGAACACATGGTCGCCCTGCCCACCGTCGGCAGCAAGAGCACCCACGGCGGCTATTGCGGTTCGGCGGTCAAACCGATTGCGTTGAACATGGTCGCCGAGATTGCCCGTGACCCACAGACCCAGGGTTTGCCGATCTGCGGGATTGGCGGCATCGGCAGTTGGCGCGATGCGGCGGAATTCATGGCGCTGGGCAGCGGCGCGGTACAGGTATGCACGGCGGCGATGCTGCATGGGTTTCGGATTGTCGAGGAGATGAAGGACGGCTTGTCACGGTGGATGGACAGTCAGGGCTACGCCAACATCGTCGAGTTTTCCGGGCGCGCGGTGGGCAATACCACCGACTGGAAGTATCTCGATATCAACTATCAGGTGATTGCGAAGATTGACCAGGAGGCGTGCATTGGTTGCGGGCGCTGCCACATTGCTTGCGAGGACACTTCACACCAGGCGATCGGCAGTTTGCGGCAGGCGGACGGGACGCATAAATATGAAGTGATCGATGAGGAGTGCGTGGGCTGCAATCTGTGCCAGATCACCTGCCCGGTGCAGGACTGTATCGAGATGGTGCCGATGGAAACGGGCAAGCCGTTTCTCGACTGGAATCATGATCCGAGGAATCCGTATCACGTTGCTGTCTGA
- a CDS encoding HlyD family secretion protein → MTEPTTTTTNAIAATPEGVAPPSSPNTEPRSLRVRIISSLGFAAIAIVGVLIVLYAWQLPPFSSAVETTENALIRGQVTIIGPQLAGYVYEVPVQDFQYVKAGDLLVRLDDRIYQQRLDQSLAQLAVQKAALANVVQQRNSAEATIKLRQAVVADSEAQLRKSEADLRRNRELVSDGSVSKREMDVALAANAQGIAAVAQAKANLEIARQDLQTVIVNRGSQEAAVASAEAAVQLARIDLSNTRIVAPRDGQLGQIGVRLGAYVNSGAQLMALVPNQKWVIANMKETQMDNVRVGQPVRFTVDALNHKKFTGHVQHISPGTGSEFALLQADNATGNFVKIAQRVPVRITIDEGQQEEERLRPGMSVVVSIDTAAGDTQPH, encoded by the coding sequence ATGACCGAACCGACCACCACAACCACCAATGCCATTGCCGCCACGCCTGAAGGTGTGGCGCCGCCGTCATCGCCGAACACCGAGCCGCGCTCGTTGCGGGTGCGGATCATCTCTTCGCTGGGCTTTGCCGCGATTGCCATCGTCGGCGTGTTGATCGTGCTGTATGCCTGGCAATTGCCACCGTTCAGCAGCGCTGTCGAGACCACCGAAAACGCGCTGATTCGCGGGCAGGTGACGATCATCGGCCCGCAGCTCGCCGGTTATGTCTATGAAGTGCCGGTGCAGGATTTCCAATATGTGAAGGCCGGCGATTTGCTGGTGCGTCTGGACGACCGCATCTACCAGCAACGCCTCGACCAGTCGCTGGCACAACTGGCCGTGCAGAAAGCCGCATTGGCTAACGTCGTGCAGCAACGCAACAGTGCCGAAGCGACGATCAAGCTGCGTCAGGCGGTGGTTGCTGACAGCGAAGCGCAGTTACGCAAGAGCGAAGCGGATTTGCGCCGCAACAGGGAGCTGGTGAGTGACGGCTCGGTGTCCAAGCGCGAGATGGACGTGGCCCTCGCGGCAAATGCACAGGGCATTGCGGCGGTGGCGCAGGCCAAGGCCAATCTGGAAATAGCCCGTCAGGATCTGCAAACGGTGATCGTCAATCGCGGCTCGCAAGAGGCGGCGGTGGCCAGTGCGGAAGCGGCGGTGCAACTGGCGCGCATCGACTTGTCGAACACGCGCATCGTCGCCCCGCGCGACGGCCAGCTCGGGCAGATCGGCGTGCGCCTCGGTGCCTACGTCAACTCCGGTGCGCAGTTGATGGCGTTGGTGCCGAACCAGAAGTGGGTGATCGCCAACATGAAGGAAACGCAGATGGACAATGTGCGGGTCGGGCAACCGGTACGGTTCACCGTCGATGCGTTGAACCACAAGAAATTCACCGGGCATGTGCAGCATATTTCGCCGGGCACCGGTTCTGAATTTGCCTTGCTGCAGGCTGACAACGCCACCGGCAACTTCGTCAAGATCGCCCAGCGCGTGCCGGTGCGCATCACCATTGATGAGGGGCAACAGGAAGAGGAACGGTTGCGGCCGGGGATGTCGGTGGTGGTGAGTATCGACACCGCTGCGGGCGATACCCAGCCGCACTGA
- the copD gene encoding copper homeostasis membrane protein CopD yields MSEALVLCRFVHFTVVLMLFGAWLFRPLLLKGEALVVDRHQARLARWLAAIALVSGVIWALLITASMAGSTAAAFDPDTLALVLGKTFFGQVWRWHLLINAVLLALLFTPWRSSMPLRLGLSGLLLATLAPVGHGAMLDGLSGQLLILNQIIHLTCVAAWLGGLLVLVLILRQPSEPLKQILQRFSGVGYALVAGLLISGLINVRVLTGQWWPTPLFTGFALILLIKAMIVLGMLGLALFNRLRIADCEQRMDALERSVMLEWLLGIGAVAAVSLLGTLPPMIST; encoded by the coding sequence ATGAGTGAAGCGCTGGTGCTGTGTCGCTTTGTGCATTTCACCGTGGTGTTGATGCTGTTCGGGGCCTGGCTGTTCAGGCCCTTGTTGCTCAAGGGTGAAGCGCTGGTGGTGGATCGGCACCAGGCGCGGCTGGCGCGTTGGCTGGCGGCGATTGCGCTGGTCAGCGGCGTGATCTGGGCGCTGCTGATCACGGCGAGCATGGCCGGTTCAACAGCGGCCGCGTTCGATCCCGACACGCTTGCGCTGGTGTTGGGCAAGACCTTTTTTGGTCAGGTGTGGCGTTGGCATTTGCTGATCAACGCTGTGCTGCTGGCATTGCTGTTCACGCCGTGGCGCTCAAGCATGCCGCTGCGGCTGGGCTTGAGCGGCTTACTGTTGGCGACTCTAGCCCCGGTCGGGCACGGCGCAATGCTGGATGGCTTGAGCGGGCAACTGCTGATTCTCAACCAGATCATTCATCTGACCTGCGTGGCAGCGTGGCTTGGCGGATTGTTGGTGCTGGTGCTGATCCTGCGCCAGCCGAGTGAGCCGCTGAAGCAGATTCTGCAGCGTTTCAGCGGTGTCGGTTATGCGCTGGTGGCGGGGCTGCTGATCAGCGGATTGATCAACGTGCGCGTGCTGACCGGTCAGTGGTGGCCGACGCCGCTGTTCACAGGCTTCGCGCTGATTCTGCTGATCAAGGCAATGATCGTGCTGGGGATGTTGGGGTTGGCGCTGTTCAATCGCTTGCGCATTGCTGATTGCGAACAGCGAATGGACGCACTCGAGCGCAGCGTGATGCTGGAATGGTTGCTCGGCATCGGCGCAGTCGCCGCCGTCTCACTGCTCGGCACCCTGCCCCCAATGATCTCAACCTGA